The following proteins are encoded in a genomic region of Populus trichocarpa isolate Nisqually-1 chromosome 13, P.trichocarpa_v4.1, whole genome shotgun sequence:
- the LOC7497422 gene encoding laccase-3 — protein METRNLTVKQVSYCLFLSIFVIFSFQAHFSEAETHYREFVIQAKPVKRLCRTHNTITVNGLFPGPTLEVRDGDTLVIKAVNNARYNVTLHWHGIRQLRNPWADGPDRVTQCPIRPGRSYTYRFTIENQEGTLWWHAHSRWLRATVYGALIIHPKLGSPYPFPMPRTEIPILLGEWWDRNPMDVLRIADFTGAAPNISDAYTINGQPGDLYRCSKQETVRFPVGSGETILLRVINSALNQELFFGVANHILTVVAVDAAYTKPFTTSVIMIAPGQTTDVLLTADQTPGHYYMAARAYNSANAPFDNTTTTAILEYKTAPRNAKKGKQSTPIFPRLPGFNDTNSAIAFTSRLRSPSKVKVPLQIDENLFFTVGLGLINCTNPNSPRCQGPNGTRFAASINNMSFVLPKRNSLMQAYYQGQPGIFTTDFPPVPPVKFDYTGNVSRGLWQPVKSTKLYKLKFGAKVQIVLQDTSIVTVEDHPMHLHGYHFAVIGSGFGNFNPQTDPARFNLIDPPYRNTIGTPPGGWVAIRFEADNPGIWFMHCHLDSHLNWGLGMAFLVENGVGKLQSVQPPPLDLPRC, from the exons ATGGAGACTCGTAACTTGACTGTCAAGCAAGTTTCCTACTGCCTTTTTCTTAGCATTTTTGTAATCTTCAGTTTCCAAGCTCATTTCTCTGAAGCAGAAACTCACTACCGAGAGTTTGTT ATTCAAGCTAAACCAGTGAAGAGGCTGTGCAGAACCCATAACACAATTACAGTGAATGGACTGTTTCCAGGACCAACATTGGAAGTGCGCGATGGCGATACTCTTGTGATCAAAGCAGTAAATAATGCTAGATACAATGTTACCCTCCACTG GCATGGAATCCGACAGCTGCGAAATCCGTGGGCGGATGGACCTGATCGTGTCACTCAATGCCCCATCCGACCAGGAAGGAGTTATACATACCGGTTCACAATTGAAAATCAAGAGGGGACTTTGTGGTGGCATGCTCATAGCAGATGGCTTAGAGCCACCGTTTATGGTGCTCTAATCATTCATCCTAAATTGGGTTCTCCATATCCATTCCCTATGCCCAGGACAGAAATTCCCATTCTTCTCG GGGAGTGGTGGGACAGGAACCCTATGGATGTCTTGAGGATAGCAGATTTCACAGGTGCAGCACCAAATATATCCGATGCTTATACCATCAATGGCCAACCTGGCGATCTCTATAGATGCTCAAAGCAAG AAACTGTGAGATTTCCTGTGGGTTCTGGGGAAACAATCCTCCTAAGGGTCATAAATTCTGCCCTGAACCAAGAACTCTTCTTTGGAGTGGCCAACCATATACTGACAGTAGTTGCTGTAGATGCTGCCTACACCAAACCTTTCACAACCTCAGTCATCATGATAGCTCCTGGTCAGACAACTGATGTCCTCCTCACTGCTGATCAAACCCCAGGTCACTACTACATGGCAGCTCGTGCCTATAACTCAGCCAACGCACCTTTTGACAATACCACCACAACTGCAATCCTTGAATACAAGACAGCTCCTCGCAATGCCAAGAAAGGAAAGCAGTCAACACCCATCTTCCCACGACTCCCAGGCTTCAACGACACAAACAGTGCGATTGCATTCACTTCCCGTCTAAGGAGCCCTTCCAAGGTTAAAGTCCCACTTCAGATTGATGAAAACCTATTTTTTACAGTGGGGCTAGGACTCATCAACTGCACCAATCCTAATAGCCCTCGCTGCCAAGGTCCAAATGGAACTCGTTTCGCAGCTAGCATAAACAATATGTCTTTTGTACTCCCAAAAAGAAACTCACTAATGCAGGCCTACTACCAAGGCCAACCTGGAATCTTTACCACAGACTTTCCACCTGTCCCCCCTGTAAAATTTGATTACACTGGCAACGTCAGCCGAGGACTATGGCAGCCTGTTAAATCAACTAAGCTTTACAAATTGAAATTTGGTGCGAAGGTACAAATAGTGTTGCAGGATACCAGTATAGTCACAGTTGAGGACCACCCAATGCATCTCCATGGATACCATTTCGCAGTTATAGGGTCAGGCTTTGGTAACTTCAACCCTCAAACAGATCCAGCAAGGTTCAACCTCATTGATCCACCATATAGGAATACCATTGGAACCCCTCCTGGTGGATGGGTAGCCATCCGGTTCGAGGCTGATAATCCAG GAATCTGGTTCATGCACTGTCATTTAGATTCACATCTCAATTGGGGTTTGGGTATGGCTTTTCTAGTTGAGAATGGAGTTGGCAAGTTGCAGTCTGTACAGCCTCCCCCACTTGATCTGCCTCGGTGTTAA
- the LOC7464715 gene encoding N-terminal acetyltransferase B complex auxiliary subunit NAA25, whose protein sequence is MASKFGLAGGIPERRVRPIWDAIDSRQFKNALKHSTSLLAKCPNSPYALALKSLILERMGKSDEALSVCLNAKELLYKNDSLLMDDLTLSTLQIVFQRLDRLDLATGCYEYACSKFPSNLELMMGLFNCYVREYSFVKQQQTAIKMYKLVGEERFLLWAVCSIQLQVFCGNGGEKLAMLAEGLLKKHVASHSLHEPEALMVYISILEQQEKYGDALEILSGQLGSLLMIEVDKLRIQGRLLARSGDYATSANIYQKILELCPDDWECFLHYLGCLLEDGSSWSNGANNDPINPPKPVDCKVSQLADDVFHSRISTSLAFVKKLQADTSNDFIRCPYLATLEIERRKRLHGKGNDDDIVEALMLYFLKFGHLASFSSDVEAFLQVLTPDKKTEFLAKLIKTLDSSASAPTKVLGQSITIFKIQELTGNMYKLPVLELEGCAVQMVEMYCKSLPLSKDLDPQESMHGEELLSMVCNVLVQLFWRTRHLGYFIEAIMVLEFGLTIRRYIWQYKILLLHLYSHLGAISLAYEWYKSLDVKNILMETVSHHILPQMLVSPLWGDLNNLLKDYLRFMDDHFRESADLTFLAYRHRNYSKVIEFVQFKERLQRSNQYLVARVETPILQLKQKADNIEEEEGVLENLNGGVHFVELSNEIGSKNLTFNEDFQSRPWWTPTTEKNYLLGPFEGVSYCPKENLTKEREENVRGVIEKKSLLPRMIYLSIHNASASLKESVEENGSVSGSKISSEFKFLLERHAKMLGFSLSDAVEVVMGVSSGVKSFEAFGSDEIDWINFAVFLNAWNLNSHEPLQPNGDQCGRGIWYVVDTLLVKYISEKIKSMESLICSPRVDLPILVQLVTEPLAWHGLVIQSCVRSSLPSGKKKKKGGPVDQHSSLVFNDIRDSIQSLCDIVKEVAKWIRGQIDRPEDESVEIILSSLRKKEQDEGPGRVFHVLESLIPSINEAELGDRISQELKTWSPLDVARKIVTGDSTLLSQFLNICESKIKSFQALNQQIAQI, encoded by the exons ATGGCATCGAAGTTTGGGTTAGCCGGAGGGATACCGGAACGGCGAGTGAGACCGATTTGGGATGCAATCGATTCTCGTCAGTTCAAGAATGCGCTTAAACACTCCACTTCGCTCCTCGCTAAATGCCCTAATTCACCTTACGCACTC GCGCTAAAATCACTCATCTTGGAAAGGATGGGTAAATCTGATGAGGCATTATCAGTTTGCTTAAATGCAAAGGAGCTTTTATACAAGAATGATTCCTTGTTAATGGATGATCTAACTCTCAGTACATTGCAGATTGTTTTTCAACGGCTTGATCGCT TGGATTTGGCTACTGGATGCTATGAGTATGCTTGCAGTAAATTTCCAAGCAATTTGGAACTAATGATGGGACTTTTCAATTGTTATGTTCGTGAGTATTCATTTGTGAAGCAGCAGCAG ACAGCCATCAAAATGTACAAGCTTGTTGGTGAAGAGAGGTTTTTGCTCTGGGCAGTTTGTAGCATCCAATTACAG GTATTTTGTGGCAATGGAGGAGAGAAACTAGCAATGCTAGCTGAAGGGTTACTTAAGAAGCATGTAGCTTCCCACAGCTTGCATGAGCCTGAAG CTCTTATGGTCTATATTTCCATATTAGAACAACAAGAAAAGTATGGTGATGCATTGGAAATTCTCTCGGGGCAATTGGGATCACTATTAATGATTGAAGTTGATAAGCTACGTATACAG GGGAGGCTTCTTGCTCGGTCAGGTGACTATGCTACAAGTGCCAACATATATCAGAAGATTTTAGAACTATG CCCTGATGATTGGGAGTGCTTCCTACATTATCTAGGCTGTTTGCTGGAGGATGGCAGCAGCTGGAGCAACGGAGCCAACAATGATCCAATTAATCCCCCAAAACCCGTGGATTGCAAAGTCTCTCAATTGGCAGATGATGTG TTTCATTCTCGAATATCGACTTCATTAgcttttgtgaaaaaattacaagCAGACACCAGTAATGATTTTATTAGGTGTCCATACTTGGCAACTCTTGAAATTGAGAGGAGGAAGCGATTACATGGAAAGGgcaatgatgatgatattgtgGAGGCTCTAATGCTATATTTCCTCAA gtTTGGTCACTTAGCAAGCTTCAGTTCTGATGTTGAGGCATTTCTGCAAGTCTTAACTCCAGATAAAAAGACGGAGTTTCTTGCAAAGTTGATAAAAACTTTGGACTCCTCTGCTTCTGCACCAACTAAAGTGCTTGGACAGTCAATCACGATTTTCAAAATTCAGGAGTTGACTGGGAACATGTATAAGCTCCCTGTGCTTG AACTTGAAGGCTGTGCCGTACAAATGGTGGAGATGTATTGTAAAAGTCTTCCACTTTCAAAGGATTTGGATCCACAAGAGAGCATGCATGGTGAAGAGCTGCTATCTATGGTGTGCAATGTGTTGGTTCAG ctATTCTGGCGTACAAGACATCTTGGCTACTTCATAGAGGCAATTATGGTTTTGGAGTTTGGCCTGACTATTCGAAG ATATATATGGCAGTACAAGATCTTGTTGCTGCACTTGTATTCACACTTGGGTGCAATTTCGTTAGCTTATGAGTG GTATAAATCCTTGGACGTGAAGAATATTCTGATGGAAACTGTTTCTCATCACATCTTGCCGCAGATGTTGGTATCTCCCCTTTGGGGGGATTTAAATAATCTGCTGAAAGATTATCTCAGGTTTATGGATGACCACTTCAGGGAATCTGCTGATCTGACATTCCTTGCTTATCGCCACAGAAACTATTCTAAA GTAATAGAGTTTGTTCAATTCAAGGAGCGATTGCAACGATCTAATCAGTATTTAGTTGCAAGGGTTGAGACACCCATTCTACAGCTAAAACAAAAGGCAGATaacattgaagaagaagag GGTGTTCTTGAAAACTTGAATGGCGGGGTTCACTTTGTTGAGCTCTCCAATGAGATTGGATCCAAAAACTTGACATTCAATGAAGATTTCCAATCACGGCCTTGGTGGACACCAACTACAGAGAAAAATTATCTCTTAG GTCCATTTGAAGGAGTATCATATTGTCCCAAGGAAAACTTG acaaaagaaagggaagaaaatgtGCGGGGAGTTATTGAAAAGAAATCCCTTCTCCCTCGGATGATTTATCTGTCTATTCACAATGCTTCAGCATCACTTAAGGAGAGTGTTGAAGAAAATGGGTCCGTATCTGGGTCAAAAATCTCCTCAGAGTTTAAGTTTTTGCTTGAGCGCCATGCAAAGATGTTAGGCTTTTCTTTAAGTGATGCAGTTGAAGTGGTTATGGGTGTTTCCAGTGGTGTAAAATCCTTTGAG GCTTTTGGTTCAGACGAGATTGACTGGATAAACTTTGCTGTCTTTTTGAATGCTTGGAATTTGAATTCCCACGAGCCCTTACAGCCTAATGGAGATCAGTGTGGCCGTGGTATTTGGTACGTAGTGGATACTTTGCTGGTGAAATATATTTCAGAGAAGATCAAATCCATGGAGTCTCTTATTTGCTCTCCAAGGGTTGATCTTCCAATTTTAGTGCAATTGGTTACAGAGCCATTGGCCTGGCATGGTCTTGTGATTCAATCTTGTGTTCGATCTTCTCTTCCAtctggaaagaaaaagaagaaaggtggGCCTGTGGACCAGCATTCGTCTCTGGTGTTTAATGACATTAGGGATTCAATCCAGTCTTTATGTGATATAGTTAAGGAGGTTGCAAAATGGATCAGAGGTCAGATTGACAGACCAGAGGATGAGAGTGTGGAAATTATACTTTCCTCTCTTAGGAAAAAGGAACAAGATGAAGGGCCTGGGCGTGTTTTTCACGTTCTGGAAAGTTTAATTCCATCAATAAATGAGGCTGAACTTGGTGATCGGATCTCCCAAGAATTGAAGACATGGAGTCCCCTTGATGTTGCAAGGAAGATAGTGACCGGGGACTCTACATTATTGTCCCAGTTTCTTAATATTTGCGAGTCAAAAATCAAGTCATTTCAGGCATTGAATCAGCAGATAGCTCAAATATAA
- the LOC7464716 gene encoding exocyst complex component EXO70B1: protein MAAENGEEKLIAVARHIAKTLGHNESMADDILQIFSKFDGRFSREKLADKLTTAGQEEDPRALDHTIKSLERQISQYVAADHPIWSDSADSSAFLDCVDELISTVRGLSASSSAGAYLARAEDLLQQTMFRLEEEFRLLIERGGESFETTRSYNNGNGELTEDNSNLLFDDSDEDDHDYSDSEIPVAQRLSNYDVIIDALPSGIINDLHEIAKRMVVSGSGKECSHVYSSFRREFLEESLSRLGLGKLSNEEVQKMQWQELEDEIDKWIKAANVSLRILFPSERRLCDRVFYGLGSVSDLSFMEVCRGAVVQILNFADAIAIGSRSPERLFKVLDLFETMRDLMPEFEFNFSDQYCLVLRNDALGIWKRLGEAIRGIFMELENLIRRDPAKAPVPRGGLHPITRYVMNYLRAACRSRESLELVFEESVNVAPSKDSTLSSLSVQMAWIMELLESNLEVKAKIYGDTALCSVFLMNNERYIVQKVKDSELGLLLGDDWIRKHTAKIKQYLSSYQRSSWNKLLGVLRADSSPVAANVGGKSMSMKDRIKAFNSQFEEIYKSHSQWIIFDEQLRNELRNSLYNLVMPAYRNFIARFQNAPDVGRHADRYIKYTLEDIGTQINELFEGVNGSAGGRK, encoded by the coding sequence ATGGCGGCAGAGAACGGAGAGGAGAAGCTGATCGCTGTAGCACGCCACATAGCGAAAACGCTAGGCCACAACGAGTCAATGGCTGACGATATTTTGCAAATCTTCTCAAAATTCGACGGTCGTTTTTCTCGAGAGAAATTGGCCGATAAATTGACAACAGCAGGACAAGAAGAAGATCCTAGAGCTCTTGATCATACTATCAAGTCCTTAGAGCGTCAGATCTCGCAGTACGTCGCCGCCGACCACCCGATCTGGTCTGACTCTGCTGACTCCTCCGCCTTCCTTGACTGCGTCGACGAGTTAATTTCAACTGTGCGTGGACTCTCCGCCTCCAGTTCCGCCGGAGCGTATTTGGCACGAGCTGAGGATCTTCTTCAGCAGACTATGTTTCGGCTGGAAGAAGAGTTCCGTCTCTTAATTGAACGTGGTGGTGAGTCTTTTGAAACTACTAGATCTTATAATAACGGTAACGGAGAGTTAACGGAGGATAATAGTAATTTATTGTTTGATGATTCTGACGAGGATGATCATGACTATAGTGATAGTGAAATTCCGGTAGCGCAACGGTTAAGTAATTATGACGTCATAATTGATGCATTGCCGTCGGGGATTATTAACGATTTGCATGAGATAGCGAAGAGGATGGTGGTTTCGGGGTCTGGTAAAGAGTGTTCACACGTGTATAGTAGTTTCCGTAGGGAGTTCTTGGAAGAAAGCCTGTCGAGGTTAGGTTTAGGGAAATTGAGCAATGAAGAAGTGCAAAAGATGCAATGGCAAgaattggaggatgaaattgataagTGGATAAAAGCGGCAAATGTTTCCCTTCGGATTTTGTTTCCAAGTGAGAGGAGGTTGTGTGATCGGGTGTTTTATGGGTTGGGTTCGGTGAGTGACTTGTCATTTATGGAGGTTTGTAGGGGGGCTGTGGTTCAGATTTTGAATTTTGCGGATGCGATTGCGATAGGGAGTAGGTCGCCTGAGAGGTTGTTTAAGGTTTTGGATTTGTTTGAAACGATGAGGGATTTGATGCCGGAGTTTGAGTTTAATTTTAGTGATCAGTATTGTTTGGTTCTCAGGAATGATGCGTTGGGGATATGGAAGAGGTTAGGGGAGGCGATAAGGGGGATTTTTATGGAGTTGGAGAATTTGATTAGGCGGGATCCAGCTAAAGCTCCGGTGCCTCGTGGAGGGCTTCATCCAATCACACGATATGTGATGAATTATTTACGTGCTGCGTGTAGGTCAAGAGAGTCGTTAGAGCTGGTCTTCGAGGAGAGTGTGAATGTTGCTCCATCAAAAGATTCTACTTTGTCTTCATTGTCGGTTCAAATGGCATGGATTATGGAGTTGTTGGAGAGTAATTTGGAAGTGAAGGCAAAGATTTATGGGGATACTGCCTTGTGCTCTGTCTTCTTGATGAATAATGAGAGGTACATCGTGCAAAAAGTGAAGGATAGTGAATTGGGTTTGCTGCTCGGGGATGATTGGATAAGGAAACACACTGCAAAAATCAAGCAATACCTTTCGAGTTATCAGAGAAGTTCCTGGAACAAACTTTTGGGGGTATTGAGGGCAGATAGTAGCCCTGTGGCTGCTAATGTTGGAGGAAAGTCCATGTCTATGAAAGACAGGATTAAGGCATTTAATTCTCAGTTTGAGGAAATTTATAAATCTCACTCCCAGTGGATCATATTTGATGAGCAGCTAAGAAATGAGCTGAGGAACTCTTTATACAATCTAGTGATGCCAGCTTATAGAAACTTCATTGCAAGGTTTCAAAATGCTCCGGATGTTGGAAGGCATGCCGATAGGTATATTAAGTACACTCTGGAGGATATAGGCACCC